The Odocoileus virginianus isolate 20LAN1187 ecotype Illinois chromosome 3, Ovbor_1.2, whole genome shotgun sequence genome includes a window with the following:
- the PCDH12 gene encoding protocadherin-12 isoform X2 — protein sequence MMRLLSLLLGLLGPGGYLFLSGDCQEVATLTVRYQVAEEVPAGTVIGKLPQERGREEGPGQARAAFQVLQLPQGLPIQVDSEDGVLSTGRRLDREQLCRQQDPCLVSFDVLATGERALIHVEIQVLDINDHQPQFPKGEQELEISESASLRTRIPLDRALDPDTGPNTLHSYTLSPSEHFALDVIVGPDQTKHAELVVVKELDREIHSFFDLVLTAYDSGNPPKSGTSLVKVSVLDSNDNSPVFAESSLALEIQEDAAPGTLLINLTATDPDQGPNGEVEYFLSKHVPPEVLNTFSIDAKTGQVTLLQHLDYEKNPAYEVDVQARDLGPNPIPAHCKILIKVLDVNDNVPSIHITWASQPLLVSEALPKDSFIALIMANDLDSGNNGLVYCWLSQELGHFRLKRTNGNTYMLLTNATLDREQWPQYTLTLLAQDQGPQPLSAKEQLSIQISDANDNAPVFEKSRYQVSTRENNLPSLHLITIKAHDADLGVNGKISYRIQDSPVSHLIAIDSETGEVTAQRSLDYEQMASFEFLVIAEDSGQPQLTSSVSVWVSLLDVNDNAPEVIHPILSNGRASLSVLVNASTGHLLVPIENPNGLGPAGTDIPLQATPSSRPFLLVTIIARDADSGANGELLYTIRSGNEAGVFVLSPHLGQLFINLTNASSLTGSEWELEIVVEDQGSPSLQTRALLQVLFVTSVDHLRDSAHEPGALSTSVLTVICLVVLLAVFGSILALITSICRTEKKDNRAYNCREAESTYRHQPKRPQKHIQKADIHLVPVLRGQVDEPGEVGQPPKHVGEEAMMEAGWDSCLQAPFHLTPTLYRTLRNQGNQGTLAESREVLQDTVNLLFNHPRQRNASRENLNLAEPQPAVGQPRSRPLKAAGSPTGRVPGDQGSEEALQSPPASSATLRRQRNLNGKVAPEKESGPRQILRSLVRLSVAAFAERNPVEELTVDSPPVQQISQLLSLLHQGQFQPKPNHRGNKYLAKPGSGRWRN from the coding sequence ATGATGCGACTTCTGTCACTTCTTCTGGGACTTTTGGGGCCAGGTGGCTACTTGTTCCTTTCAGGGGATTGTCAGGAGGTGGCCACTCTCACTGTGAGATATCAGGTGGCAGAGGAGGTACCGGCTGGCACCGTGATAGGGAAGCTGCCTCAGGAACGGGGCCGGGAGGAGGGGCCTGGCCAAGCTCGAGCTGCCTTCCAGGTCCTACAGCTGCCCCAGGGACTCCCCATCCAGGTGGACTCTGAGGACGGCGTGCTCAGCACAGGGAGGCGGTTGGACCGGGAGCAGCTTTGCCGGCAGCAGGATCCCTGCCTGGTATCCTTTGACGTGCTGGCCACAGGGGAGCGGGCGCTCATCCACGTGGAGATCCAGGTGCTGGACATCAATGACCACCAGCCGCAGTTTCCCAAAGGTGAGCAGGAGCTGGAGATCTCTGAGAGCGCCTCTCTGCGCACCCGGATCCCCCTGGACAGAGCCCTGGACCCGGACACTGGCCCCAACACCCTGCACTCCTACACCCTGTCTCCCAGCGAGCACTTCGCCCTGGATGTCATTGTGGGGCCCGATCAGACAAAACACGCGGAACTGGTGGTGGTGAAGGAGCTAGACCGGGAAATCCACTCATTTTTTGATCTGGTGTTAACCGCCTATGATAGTGGGAATCCCCCCAAGTCAGGCACCAGCTTGGTCAAGGTCAGCGTCCTAGACTCCAATGACAATAGCCCTGTGTTTGCTGAGAGCTCACTGGCCCTAGAAATCCAAGAAGACGCTGCCCCTGGTACTCTCCTCATAAACCTGACAGCCACAGACCCTGACCAAGGCCCCAATGGGGAGGTGGAATACTTTCTCAGTAAGCACGTGCCTCCGGAGGTGCTGAACACCTTCAGTATTGATGCTAAGACGGGCCAGGTGACTCTGCTCCAGCACCTAGACTATGAGAAGAATCCGGCCTACGAAGTGGATGTCCAAGCAAGGGATCTGGGTCCCAATCCCATCCCAGCCCACTGCAAGATTCTCATCAAGGTTCTGGATGTCAATGACAATGTCCCAAGCATCCACATCACGTGGGCCTCCCAACCATTGCTGGTGTCCGAAGCTCTTCCCAAGGACAGTTTCATTGCTCTCATCATGGCCAATGACCTGGACTCAGGAAACAATGGTCTGGTCTACTGTTGGCTGAGCCAAGAGCTGGGCCACTTCAGGCTGAAAAGGACCAATGGTAACACATACATGCTGCTAACCAACGCCACACTGGACAGAGAGCAGTGGCCCCAATATACCCTCACTCTGTTGGCCCAAGACCAAGGACCCCAGCCCTTATCAGCCAAGGAACAGCTCAGCATTCAGATCAGTGATGCCAATGACAATGCACCTGTGTTTGAGAAAAGCAGGTACCAGGTCTCCACTAGGGAAAACAACCTACCCTCTCTTCACCTCATCACCATCAAGGCCCATGATGCAGACCTGGGTGTTAACGGGAAAATCTCATACCGCATCCAGGACTCCCCAGTTTCTCACTTGATAGCTATTGACTCAGAAACAGGCGAGGTCACCGCTCAAAGGTCACTGGACTATGAACAGATGGCAAGTTTTGAGTTCTTGGTGATTGCAGAGGACAGTGGGCAGCCCCAGCTCACATCCAGTGTCTCTGTTTGGGTCAGCCTCCTGGATGTCAATGATAATGCCCCAGAGGTGATTCACCCCATACTGAGTAATGGGAGAGCCAGCCTCTCGGTGCTTGTAAATGCCTCCACAGGTCATTTGCTGGTGCCCATTGAGAATCCCAATGGCCTGGGCCCAGCGGGCACTGACATACCACTACAGGCCACCCCCAGCTCTCGGCCGTTCCTTTTGGTAACTATCATAGCAAGAGATGCAGACTCGGGGGCAAATGGAGAGCTTCTCTACACCATTCGGAGTGGGAACGAAGCCGGTGTCTTTGTCCTCAGCCCCCACCTGGGGCAGCTGTTCATCAACCTCACCAATGCCAGCAGCCTCACTGGGAGTGAGTGGGAGCTGGAGATTGTGGTGGAAGACCAAGGCAGCCCCTCCTTGCAGACCCGAGCCCTGCTGCAGGTCTTGTTCGTCACCAGTGTGGACCACTTGAGGGATTCAGCTCATGAGCCAGGGGCCCTGAGCACATCGGTACTCACGGTGATTTGCCTGGTCGTACTGCTTGCCGTCTTTGGGTCGATCTTGGCTCTGATCACGTCTATCTGCCGGACGGAGAAAAAGGACAACAGGGCCTACAACTGTCGGGAGGCTGAGTCCACCTACCGTCACCAGCCCAAGAGGCCCCAGAAACACATTCAGAAGGCGGACATCCACCTTGTGCCTGTGCTCAGGGGCCAGGTGGATGAGCCTGGCGAAGTCGGGCAGCCCCCCAAGCATGTGGGCGAGGAAGCAATGATGGAAGCAGGCTGGGACTCCTGCCTGCAGGCCCCCTTTCATCTCACACCGACTCTGTACAGGACTCTGCGTAACCAAGGCAACCAGGGAACGCTGGCCGAGAGCCGAGAGGTGCTGCAGGACACTGTTAACCTCCTTTTCAACCATCCCAGGCAGAGGAACGCCTCCCGGGAGAACCTGAACCTTGCCGAGCCCCAGCCTGCTGTAGGCCAGCCCCGCTCAAGGCCCCTGAAGGCTGCGGGCAGCCCCACAGGAAGAGTGCCTGGAGACCAGGGCAGCGAGGAGGCCCTGCagagcccgccagcctcctctgcaaCCCTGAGGCGGCAGCGGAATCTCAATGGTAAAGTAGCCCCTGAGAAAGAGTCAGGCCCCCGTCAGATCCTGCGGAGCCTGGTCCGGCTGTCTGTGGCCGCCTTTGCGGAGCGGAACCCTGTAGAGGAGCTCACCGTGGATTCGCCTCCTGTTCAG